The region CATCTCCGAGATGGAGCACCACTCCAACATCGTGCCCTGGCAGTTGCTCTGCCAGCGCACCGGCGCGACCCTGCGCTGGTTCGGCATCACCGAGGGCGGCCGGCTGGACGAGTCGAACCTCGACGAGCTGGTCAACGAGCGGACGAAGCTGGTCTCGCTGGTGCACATGTCCAACATCATCGGTACGGTCAACGCCACCGCCCGGATCACCGAGCGGGTTCGCCAGGTGGGGGCGTTGCTGCTGCTCGACTGCTCGCAGTCGGTGCCGCACCAGCCGATCGACGTGGTGGACCTGGATGCCGACTTCATCGCCTTCACCGGGCACAAGATGTGCGGCCCGACCGGCATCGGGGTGCTCTGGGGCCGGTCGGAGCTGCTGGCGGCGATGCCGCCGGTGCTCGGCGGCGGTTCCATGATCGAGACGGTGGCGTTGTCGGGTTCGACGTTCGCGCCGCCGCCGGCCCGGTTCGAGGCGGGCACCCCGCCGATCGCCGAGGCGGTCGGACTCGGTGCGGCGATCGACTACCTCTCCGCCATCGGCATGCGGGCCATCCAGTGGCACGAGAAGGAGATCACCGCGTACGCGCTGGACGCGCTCGCCACCGTACCGGGGCTGCGGATCTTCGGTCCGGTGGTGCCGGTCGGCCGGGGCGGCACGATCTCGTTCGCCCTGGACAGCGTGCACCCGCATGACGTGGGGCAGATCCTCGACTCGGTGGGAGTGCAGGTGCGGGTCGGCCACCACTGTGCCCGACCGGTCTGCGTCCGGTACGGCGTACCGGCCACGACTCGCGCCTCGTTCTACCTGTACACCACCACGGGTGAGATCGACGCGCTGGTGCGCGGCCTGGAACAGGCGCGGAAGGTGTTCGGCTGATGCAGATCGACCAGCTCTACCAGGAGATCATCCTGGACCACTACAAGCACCCGCACGGACGTGGGCTGCGCGAGCCGGCCGGGGGCGACTGCCCGGTCGGCGAGGCACACCACGTCAACCCGACCTGCGGTGACGAGGTGACCGTGCGGGTCGTGGCGGATGCCGACACGCTGGCTGACATCTCGTACGACGGTGCGGGCTGTTCGATCAGCCAGGCGTCGGCCAGCGTGCTGTACGAGCTGCTGAACGGCCGTAGCCCGGACGAGGCGTTCACGGTGCACGAGGCGTTCGTCGAGTTGCTCTCCGGCCGGGGCCAGGTCGAGCCGGACGAGGACGTGCTCGGTGACGGGGTGGCGTTCGCGGGCGTGGCGCGCTATCCGGCCAGGGTCAAGTGTGCGTTGCTGCCGTGGATGGCGTTCAAGGACGCTGCGGCACGCGCTGGGGTGGGCGCGAGCCCGGAGGTGAAGACATCATGAGTTCCGAGGAGAGCACCGCCATGACGGAGCCGACTTTCGCGGAGGCGAACGTCCCAGCCGAACCACGTACCGGAGCGGTCGCCACCAAGGCCGCCGTCGCCGACGTCGAAGAGGCGATGAAGGACGTCGTCGACCCGGAGTTGGGCATCAACGTGGTCGACCTGGGCCTGGTCTACGGGGTGCACGTCGACGACGACAACGTGGCCACCATCGACATGACGCTCACGTCGGCGGCCTGCCCGCTGACCGACGTCATCGAGGACCAGGCGCGGCAGGCGCTGACCACCGGCCCCGGGGGCGGGCTGTGTGAGGACATCCGGATCAACTGGGTGTGGCTGCCGCCATGGGGTCCGGACAAGATCACTGACGAGGGTCGCGAGCAGCTCCGGGCGCTCGGCTTCAACGTCTGAGCCCGCGATTGTCGTGAATGTTGACGAGTTGTCGTCGCTACCTCGACAACAACTCGTCAACATCCCGGGTGGGATGTCCCCATGCGGATACCACCCGATGACGCCAGCGATCTGGACTGGTTGCTCTTCGACCAGAGCGGTGTACTGACCTGGGCCCAGGCGGCCCAGGCCCTGACGCCGGCCCGGGTGCGCCATCTGGTGGCGTCCGGTCGGTGGCGACGCTGGTGCCGGGGTGTGCTGGTCACACATGCCACCGAACTGACCCGCCAACAGCAGTTGTGGGTGGCGGTCCTGTCGGTGGGCCGGGATGCCGTGCTCGCCGGCTTGGGTGCCGCCGTCGCGTCGGGGCTGCGCGGGTTTCGGCCCGAGCCGATCGATCTGCTGGTCCGGGAAGGGCGCAGCAGCGCCGTCGCGCGGCGGCGGCTCCAGCCCGGCATGCCCGGGGTGCGGGTACATCGGGCCCGCACCCTGCCGAGTGAACACGTTCAGCCGGCCCGGCCGATGCGTACCGTGACGGCCCGCTCATTGGTCGACGCGGCGAGTTGGGCCCGCAGTGACGACGAGGCCCGCCGGGTGGTCGCGGCCGGATGCCAGCAACGGCTGGTGACGCCGGCGGAGATCGCGGCGGTGGTGGATCGGTTGCCCCGGGCACGGCGGCGGGCATTGGTGCTTGAGACGGCCCGCGATGCGCAGGGCGGAGCGGAAGCCCTGTCCGAGATCGACTTTCTTCGACTCTGCCGACGGTACGGATTGCCCCGGCCCGATTTGCAGGAGCGACGGCGGGACGCGAGTGGCCGGGTGCGTTACCTGGACGCGTATTGGCGGTTGTGGCGGCTGCACGTCGAGGTCGATGGCGCGCATCACCTGGATGTGCGTCATTGGGAGGCGGATATGCGTCGGCAGAACGATGTCTGGATCAGCGGAGATCGCGTGCTGCGATTCTCCGCTTGGCAGGTACGACACGCCCCGGCGGAGGTGGCGCAGCAGCTCCGCCGGGCACTCGCCGCAGCCGGTTGGGCCCCCGATGGGATGTAGACCTTGTCGACCTGTTGCTGTTCAGTGCGCAAGAAATCGACAAGATCGGCAGCGGGTCGGGCTGGTGCCGACCGGGTGCCGTACCGTCGGGGCATGCGTAGCCGACCCGCCGCCGGGGGCGGCCGGTGGGTCGAGGTGGCCCCGGCCCGCCTCGCCCGCTGGATCGACGGTTTCACCGCCCGGCACGGCACCCCGGAGACCACCACCGAGGCGTACGGCGTGCTGCTCGCCGCACCCGACGGCGCGCTCGCCGAACTGCACACCCCGCCGGGGGCGGCTGCTACGGCGAATCTCGCCGACTTCGTCGCGGAGGCGGGGCGGCCACGGCGGCTCGGGCTGCTGCTGGCCCGCAAGGGCGCCGTGGCGGTCGGCGTCGCCGACGGCACCGAGTTGGTGAGTTCCAAGGTGGACCGCGCCTACGTGCAGGGGCGTACCGCTGCTGGCGGCTGGTCCCAGCAGCGGTTCGCCCGCCGCCGGGACAACCAGGCCAAGGCAGCGATGGCCGACGCGGGGGAGTTGGCCCTCCGGCTGCTTCTACCCGAGGTGGACAGCCTCACCGCCCTGGTGCCCGGCGGTGACCGGCGGGCCATCGACACGATTCTGGCCGACCGACGTCTCGCCCCGATCGCGGCGCTGCGCGCCAAACGCCTGCTCGATGTGCCCGAGCCTCGGCACGCCGTCTTGGTGGAGGCAGTCGCCGCTGCCTGGGCGGTGCACATCCTGGTACGTGAACCGGTCGCGGACTGAGCCGGTCAGGCCTGCTCGTTGTCCTTGAGCGCACCCCAGCCGTGCCAGCGGTCGATCTCGATTAGCGCGCTGAACCGCTCCCGGTCGCGGCGCGGGTACGGGCTGCCGGTGTAGTGGCGCGCGAGGCGATCGATGTCGGCCAGCTCGGTGTCGGCACGGAACTCGACGACCCGGCCGATGAGGCTCACATGGGTGTACCACCCTGCCTCGTCCAGGACCGTCAGCGTGGTCCGTGGATCGGCGCGTAGGTAACCGAGCCGCCTGCGTCCGGCGTCCAGGTTTACCAGAATTCGGCCGTCCTCCCAGAGGTACCACGTCGCCGTGGAGACCGGCTGGCCGTCCGG is a window of Micromonospora polyrhachis DNA encoding:
- a CDS encoding PPOX class F420-dependent oxidoreductase codes for the protein MSKPPLPDEAVALLRKANPAVITTLRPDGQPVSTATWYLWEDGRILVNLDAGRRRLGYLRADPRTTLTVLDEAGWYTHVSLIGRVVEFRADTELADIDRLARHYTGSPYPRRDRERFSALIEIDRWHGWGALKDNEQA
- the sufU gene encoding Fe-S cluster assembly sulfur transfer protein SufU; its protein translation is MQIDQLYQEIILDHYKHPHGRGLREPAGGDCPVGEAHHVNPTCGDEVTVRVVADADTLADISYDGAGCSISQASASVLYELLNGRSPDEAFTVHEAFVELLSGRGQVEPDEDVLGDGVAFAGVARYPARVKCALLPWMAFKDAAARAGVGASPEVKTS
- a CDS encoding metal-sulfur cluster assembly factor is translated as MTEPTFAEANVPAEPRTGAVATKAAVADVEEAMKDVVDPELGINVVDLGLVYGVHVDDDNVATIDMTLTSAACPLTDVIEDQARQALTTGPGGGLCEDIRINWVWLPPWGPDKITDEGREQLRALGFNV
- a CDS encoding acVLRF1 family peptidyl-tRNA hydrolase, which produces MRSRPAAGGGRWVEVAPARLARWIDGFTARHGTPETTTEAYGVLLAAPDGALAELHTPPGAAATANLADFVAEAGRPRRLGLLLARKGAVAVGVADGTELVSSKVDRAYVQGRTAAGGWSQQRFARRRDNQAKAAMADAGELALRLLLPEVDSLTALVPGGDRRAIDTILADRRLAPIAALRAKRLLDVPEPRHAVLVEAVAAAWAVHILVREPVAD
- a CDS encoding cysteine desulfurase, giving the protein MTTITIPRGMPQYDDVPRLDVEKLRADFPILGREINGHPMVYLDSANTSQKPRQVLDAIREHYERHNGNVSRSVHTVGTEATEAYEGARAKVAAFINAPGADEVVFTKNSTEAINLVAYAFSNASLDPAADPRFRLGPGDEVVISEMEHHSNIVPWQLLCQRTGATLRWFGITEGGRLDESNLDELVNERTKLVSLVHMSNIIGTVNATARITERVRQVGALLLLDCSQSVPHQPIDVVDLDADFIAFTGHKMCGPTGIGVLWGRSELLAAMPPVLGGGSMIETVALSGSTFAPPPARFEAGTPPIAEAVGLGAAIDYLSAIGMRAIQWHEKEITAYALDALATVPGLRIFGPVVPVGRGGTISFALDSVHPHDVGQILDSVGVQVRVGHHCARPVCVRYGVPATTRASFYLYTTTGEIDALVRGLEQARKVFG